A single genomic interval of Zunongwangia sp. HGR-M22 harbors:
- a CDS encoding NADP-dependent isocitrate dehydrogenase, which yields MAENTKIFYTKTDEAPALATYSLLPIVQTYTKAADVVLETKDISLAGRILSQFPEFLEDDQKVSDALAELGELAKKPEANIIKLPNISASIPQLKAAIKELQENGYKLPDYPDEPATEEEKEIRSKYDKVKGSAVNPVLREGNSDRRAPKAVKNFAKKNPHSMGEWSSDSKSHVSTMEDGDFYHNEKSVTLNEDDSVNIVFTSESGEETVLKKDIKLLAGEIIDGTVMHVDKLQKFLHEQVQDAKDKGVLFSLHMKATMMKVSDPIIFGHAVKVFFKDVFEKYGEDIKKAGGNPNSGLGDVLSSLDNLPEDKKKEINDAIQADLENGPDIAMVNSDKGITNLHVPSDVIIDASMPAMIRTSGQMWNKNDKTQDTKAVIPDSSYASIYQATIDFCKENGAFDPTTMGTVPNVGLMAQKAEEYGSHDKTFELPEAGTVKVVDLKGETLIEHKVGAGDIWRMCQVKDAPIQDWIKLAVNRGKSSGMPIVFWLDNERAHDAQLIEKVQKYLPQHDTEGVQIEIMPPLEATEFTLKRVKDGKDTISVTGNVLRDYLTDLFPILELGTSAKMLSIVPLMNGGGLFETGAGGSAPKHVQQFLEEGHLRWDSLGEFLALAVSLEHLGNKYDNKRALVLADALDAATEKFLANGKSPSRKVNELDNRGSHFYLAMYWAEALANQDKDADLKSHFEKIASELKENEEKILEELIEAQGSAQDIGGYYKMNDEKTSNAMLPSETLNQILGN from the coding sequence ATGGCAGAAAACACCAAGATTTTTTACACCAAAACAGATGAAGCACCGGCTTTAGCCACATACTCATTACTTCCAATCGTTCAAACCTATACCAAAGCAGCAGATGTTGTTCTAGAAACAAAAGACATTTCTCTTGCGGGACGTATTCTTTCTCAATTTCCTGAATTTTTAGAGGACGATCAAAAAGTTAGCGATGCTCTTGCAGAGCTTGGCGAACTTGCAAAAAAACCGGAAGCTAACATTATTAAACTTCCTAATATAAGTGCTTCTATTCCGCAGCTTAAAGCAGCTATAAAAGAACTTCAGGAAAATGGTTATAAGCTTCCCGATTATCCAGATGAACCTGCAACTGAAGAGGAAAAAGAAATTAGATCTAAATACGATAAAGTTAAAGGTAGTGCTGTAAATCCTGTTTTACGTGAAGGTAACTCAGATCGTAGAGCTCCAAAAGCAGTTAAAAATTTCGCTAAAAAGAATCCACATTCTATGGGGGAATGGAGTTCAGATTCCAAATCTCATGTTTCCACTATGGAAGACGGCGATTTTTATCATAATGAAAAATCTGTTACTTTAAATGAAGATGACAGTGTAAACATTGTTTTCACTTCAGAATCTGGCGAGGAAACAGTTTTAAAGAAAGATATTAAGTTACTGGCAGGAGAAATAATCGACGGTACTGTGATGCATGTCGATAAATTACAGAAATTCCTTCATGAACAAGTTCAGGATGCTAAAGATAAAGGAGTTCTTTTCTCTTTACATATGAAAGCTACTATGATGAAGGTATCAGACCCTATCATATTTGGTCATGCTGTAAAAGTATTCTTTAAAGATGTTTTTGAAAAATATGGTGAAGATATTAAGAAAGCCGGCGGGAACCCAAATAGTGGTTTAGGTGACGTTTTAAGCTCTCTTGATAATCTCCCTGAAGACAAAAAGAAAGAGATTAACGATGCGATTCAGGCAGATTTAGAAAATGGTCCTGATATTGCAATGGTAAACTCAGACAAAGGAATTACGAATTTACATGTTCCTAGTGACGTTATTATCGATGCATCTATGCCAGCGATGATTAGAACATCAGGACAAATGTGGAATAAAAACGACAAAACTCAGGATACTAAAGCCGTTATCCCTGATAGTAGTTATGCTAGCATCTATCAGGCTACCATAGATTTCTGTAAAGAAAATGGAGCTTTTGATCCTACGACTATGGGAACTGTTCCTAATGTTGGATTGATGGCTCAAAAAGCCGAAGAATACGGTTCTCATGACAAAACATTTGAACTTCCTGAAGCCGGGACGGTAAAAGTTGTAGATCTAAAAGGTGAAACTTTAATCGAACACAAAGTTGGTGCTGGCGACATTTGGAGAATGTGTCAGGTAAAAGATGCACCTATTCAAGATTGGATAAAATTAGCTGTAAATCGTGGAAAATCTAGCGGAATGCCAATTGTATTTTGGCTAGATAATGAAAGAGCTCATGATGCGCAGTTAATTGAAAAAGTTCAAAAATATCTTCCACAACATGATACTGAAGGTGTTCAGATAGAAATTATGCCTCCTCTAGAAGCTACTGAATTTACACTTAAAAGAGTAAAGGATGGAAAAGACACAATTTCGGTTACCGGAAATGTGCTTAGAGATTATTTAACCGATCTTTTCCCTATCCTAGAATTAGGAACGAGTGCTAAAATGCTATCCATTGTTCCTTTAATGAATGGTGGAGGATTATTTGAAACAGGTGCCGGTGGATCTGCTCCCAAGCATGTTCAGCAATTCTTAGAAGAAGGACATCTAAGATGGGATTCTTTAGGTGAATTTTTAGCTTTAGCGGTTTCTTTAGAACATTTAGGAAACAAATATGATAATAAAAGAGCTTTAGTTCTAGCCGACGCTCTAGATGCTGCTACAGAAAAATTCTTGGCAAACGGTAAATCTCCTTCAAGAAAAGTAAATGAACTTGATAACCGCGGAAGTCATTTTTATTTAGCAATGTATTGGGCTGAAGCTTTAGCAAACCAGGATAAGGATGCCGATTTAAAATCGCATTTTGAAAAAATAGCTTCAGAACTTA